A segment of the Pseudobacteriovorax antillogorgiicola genome:
GTCACTTCTCTAGGTTCAACTCTTTAAAACTCTTGCGGTGAATCAATAAATCCCTTGCAATCGCGCGACCATCTGGCAAAAGGGAGACTTTAATAAAGCTCGGTTCGGGAAGACGGGCAAGGTCATCTTGGTAGATTTCTGGGATGTAAAATCTTTCAACACCGGCTAAGAAGCTATTACCTTGACATTTGCCCTTTAGGAAAGTTGAACAAGCAGGCTTTGATGCACACGTTTTATTCCAATCTGCTACCAGTAGGGGAAGGGGTTCCGGAAAAGTTTCAGATTCGGCCTTAGATTTGAGACAGATGCAGTTTAGAACTCTATCATCTTCACATAAATTTCTTTGTTTATCTAAAACAAGCCTATACTGAATATAGTGCCCTGAGAAAAGGTCTCTAGGATCGTAGCCAGCAACTTCAATATATGCCTGAGTGCCTTCGGCAATTTGTTTTTCTAAGTGCATGACCCACATCCCTAAATATATCAATCCAGGCATGGTCAAGATAACGACTTTGGCCGCTCTATTCATGGTGCGTTCCCTTGTTGCTGAAAGTCTTCAGTCGAGTTTTATTCCAAACCCACATAATCATTAGAATGACAAGACCCGATAGGATTAAGCCAATTCCGGTTGTAAGTAGGTTGCCAAAGACTTCTAGGTAAAGTACAATCACTCGCACAGAAATAGCTGCCGTAACTCCATTGAATAGAGTTGTGATCCCCTGTAGTAAACAGATTCTTGCTAGCACAACGGAAAGAGTAAAGAAGCTTCCTGCACCTAGAATTTGTCGAGTCAAGGTGGAGTCTGTCTGGATCTCTATACTAAGGCAGAGAAAGAGACTTAGCAGACCTAAGTACAAAGCCGTCACCCTATGTTGATGACGCTTGCTTTGATCACCACCAGGCAAAAAATTGGCAGATGCTATAAGGAGAACTGTAGCAATCGCTGGCCAGTAATTGAATCTATCATTGGCATCTAGAAAGAACATATTGATGCTTATGGGGCCAATAATGTAGATAAGTGCCCGTCCTACGTATCTGCTTAGTAAGAAGAACTTCTGGGCATGTTGAAAAATTGAATCCAGAAGATATGGAACCAAGCAAAGAGCAATCATAATCCCAGACCGTAAGTTTGGGTCTGAAATCATTGTTGTATTAACACTGCCCCAGATGAGAACAGACAGATACGAATTAACTACTTAGGAGTGGGCTATGGAAACTGTCGATTTAGCACAACGAAGAACACAAAAAGAGAACGAAGAAGCGGGTCCAAAGTCAATTGAGCTGGCAGATCAGATTAAGGAATTGATGCATGGCTCCGACATTATCGTTTGTGAGACAGCTATTCGAGACGTCTACGTCGATATCTTGGCAGAGCTATATCGAGAGCTTGGAACAGCAGAAAAAGCAGATCAACTTCTCTGTATTTCGATGGGAAACATCCTCGAAAGAGGTATCGATGATATCAAGCATGAATATGGTGTTGAGTATGAGGACGGTGTCCTTGTAGACGAACAAGAAGAGGAGTAATTATGATTGGGCAGGCTGGAGGTGGAGATGCAATCATGGATCATGTAATCATGGGACATGTGGTCATTGCTTAGGTAGCTGAGCGAGGGGAACATCCCCTCACGCCTAGTGCACGATCATTTGGTTAACTAGTTATAGGAATGAGTATAGTATGTACAAGGGATCCTGCCTTTGTGGCCAAATTAAGCTGGAACTTTCTGGTAAAATAGACTCGATAATTCATTGTCATTGTTCAAGGTGTCGCAAAAGCAGTGGAACCGCCTATGCGACTAACGGATTCGTCGACAGAAAAGACCTTTCAATAGTACAGGGGGCTGATCTGATGAATTTTTATGAATCAAGAGAAGGCCGAAGGAAGTACTTTTGCTCAGTGTGTGCTTCACCAATATATAGTTCAAGCTCGAAAGACATTTCAAGACTAAGGCTTAGGCTAGGTATC
Coding sequences within it:
- a CDS encoding GDYXXLXY domain-containing protein, with translation MNRAAKVVILTMPGLIYLGMWVMHLEKQIAEGTQAYIEVAGYDPRDLFSGHYIQYRLVLDKQRNLCEDDRVLNCICLKSKAESETFPEPLPLLVADWNKTCASKPACSTFLKGKCQGNSFLAGVERFYIPEIYQDDLARLPEPSFIKVSLLPDGRAIARDLLIHRKSFKELNLEK
- a CDS encoding GFA family protein, with the protein product MYKGSCLCGQIKLELSGKIDSIIHCHCSRCRKSSGTAYATNGFVDRKDLSIVQGADLMNFYESREGRRKYFCSVCASPIYSSSSKDISRLRLRLGILDSDIVERPMSHNFVTSKANWDDLDSILPRYESHEPGRR